The following are encoded in a window of Pseudomonas sp. JQ170C genomic DNA:
- a CDS encoding HU family DNA-binding protein → MALTKDQLIADIAEAIDAPKTTARNALEQLGQIVADQLENGSEITLPGIGKLKITERPARTGRNPSTGAAIEIAAKKVVKFVPAKVLTDAVNK, encoded by the coding sequence ATGGCATTGACCAAAGACCAACTGATCGCCGACATCGCCGAAGCTATCGACGCGCCGAAAACCACCGCGCGTAACGCTCTGGAGCAACTGGGTCAGATCGTTGCTGATCAACTGGAAAATGGCAGCGAGATCACTCTGCCAGGTATTGGCAAACTGAAAATCACCGAGCGTCCTGCCCGTACCGGCCGCAACCCTTCGACTGGCGCTGCCATCGAAATCGCTGCCAAGAAAGTCGTCAAGTTCGTGCCAGCCAAAGTGCTGACCGACGCTGTAAACAAGTAA